A stretch of DNA from Telopea speciosissima isolate NSW1024214 ecotype Mountain lineage chromosome 5, Tspe_v1, whole genome shotgun sequence:
gaccattttcgcgccgttacggaaacggccgtaacttcttcgtttcaactcggaatcaagtgccgtttgaaccgttgcgaagctgactcgatgggctacacatccaagccattaacacctttaaacagcttaaaaacatttctttagcatcatctcttccattttctcaagaattcacctaaaacctgaaaagcacaagaaagcaccgagtaactctgtccaatgtggtaaaatatatgatttatgccctaagatttcacacataaatatgcttATCACCTACTCCAACTCAAATACATCCAAGCAGTGACAGTAACAATGGTATTGGACAATGAAGACCTGTGAAATACGCATAAACTCCATATTGTTCCATTACTTCTCAAACACAAAGAAAACATTAAATTGTTTTGCACACATCATCTATATTGTTCCATAAACAATCATAGAAGCCCAATAGTTTCACCAAATTAACTcaataacaaaataacaaaaaaacacaACGCAACAAGGtatggcagcagcagcaggaccATCACCACCACAACAAGAACAAAGACCACCACCATCATAACGCAATAGCACTATCACCATCATACCTGATGGCAGCAGCAGCCAGCAGCAGCACCATCATCCTAACAGCAGCACATCAACATCAGGAAGTCAGAATGGTCCAGGTTCATGAGGACCATGGGCAGCTTTCTCAGCCCTCCTTGCCTTCTTCTTGGCTAACTTGGTAGCCATTTTTGCTAATCTATGCTCTTGCACAGTGACAACTGAGGTTGTAGAAGTTGCCATTGACCTTGTCACCCTTTGAGATGAGCTGGTTTCATAATGTTTATTACTCTTCTGCTTTCCCTGTAAAAGTCCATTCTCAATCAGTTTCAACAACAAAATTCTAAGAGCTCAAATTCTAATCTACTGGAGCTCTTTGGCAGCCCCTGTTATATTACATACATAAAAACATAACATGTTAGAATATGTTTAAAAAGTTTTAGGAATAATACATTGGACCTTGACCTCTTCCTAGAAGAAGAACCCTTCTCAACTACTGGAGCTCTTTGACAACCCCTCCTATTGTGCCCTATTTCCTTACAGAAATCACATCTGATACTTTTTTTGGACTTCCTAATATCTTGAGAAGATTGTTCACCAGGctcctttcttctactcttgtGTGGTCTACCAGGTAACCTCCTCAATGGTGGAGGCTGCAAGACAAGATtgccatcattatcatcatccaATAGGAGGCTTACATCTGgtaatgggtgtatcatggtCTGATGTGCTTCTAGATATGTTTCTATTGTAAAATATTCATCACAGTAATCTTCtatcttttttctcttaaaatTAATTGATGCTGCACCATGTTTGCAAGGTAGTCCTGTAGCACCCCACACTCCACAATCACAATAACTATTCTCCAAATTGACTACAAACTTGTACCTCAAACTGATTTGTGGATGCAGGATAAACTGTACAAAATCTGGACTCACTTTGTACTATGTCCAATCTCTTCTTCATTTGTGGTGTCACCCTACCCACAAATGAGACACCCATTTCATATCTCTTATGTAACCTACCCATCAATCTCAACCTTATCTCATCAATCAAGGTAAGGATTGGTTTGCTTCTTGACTGTCCTATCCACTGGTTGAAAGACTCTGTCATATTGTTAGTGACATGGTCACTCTTGATCCTATGGTCAAATGCATGTCTAGCCCATGCTGATACTGGATTTTTCATCAACCAGTCATGGGCTTCCTTATTGAGAGACTTCATGGCATTCATTGACCTCTGGAACTAAATGGGATTGTAGGCTTTGACAGCAGCCCAGAAATGGCTCCTTAATAGTGCACCAGAATAATTCACTTTAAAGTTGTTGTACAGATGTCTGGCACAATGCCTGTGGCTGGCATATGGAAATATCTGTGCTATTGCTTGGGAGAGTCCCTATAAAACAACAAAATGAAATTGATCAAAATTTATGTGATGTATAGTACAAGTCATAAACAAATTAGTTTCCAAAATTGATCTAAAACAAGAGCAAACCTTACTCATCATACCTTTTGTTTATCAGTCATGAATGTGATAGGCAACTCCATTTCTGTATAAATTGAATCATGCAAGTGTTTTAAGAAGAAGATCCAGCTATCCTTGCATTCAGATTCAACAACACTAAAAGCAACAGGGAAGAATCCATTGTTCCCATCAACTGAAATTGCTACCAATAACACACCACCATATGGTCATTTAAGGTGGCAGCCATCTAGGCCTATAAATGGCCTACACCCATTCAAGAATCCATTCTTGCATGCTTCAAAGCAGATAAACAGGCGCTTGAATAGTCTTACTTCTTTCAATAGCACTGTTCTCAATTCAGATTCTATCACATAATTGCTCCCTGCATTTTTTTCTAATAACTTATTTCCATACTTTGGCAAAAGTGCATATGACTCAGCATGTGATCCTTCAATCCACTCCTTTGCACGAACCCGAGCCCTATAATATTGCATTTTGTGAGGCTCAAGTTGCCATTTGTCTTTCAACAACTGCTTCATTGTCTCTTTTTTCAAATCTGGGTCACTCCTCAACTTGTCCTCAAGTTTTTTggccatccatgttgatgttgCATTATTATTTGTGCTAACTCTGACACAAGTGTGCTTTGAGATATATGTTTTAATCATATAAGTGCCCACCTCATCAATAGGTAAAGCATGGCACCTCCACATACACCCATCACCTTTACAAATTAGAGTAACCCTtgacttttcatttttttgtctcAGAAATTCAAATCCCTCTTGAATAGAATAATCAGCAAGAGCAGCCCTGAATGCATAAACATCAGTAAAAATTTATCCAACTTGCAAGCTAATTCTTTCACCCTCCTGATTTACCCCCTTTAATCCCTCCTCTTCATTTGACTGGTAATCAGACAACTCATCCTTACTCTCTACCTCTTCTGATTTACTATGCTCAGAATCTCCATCACTCTCACCATCACTACTATCTGTAGATGTTtcaatttcatcctcaaaaccCTCTTTCCATTCTTCATCATCTGGATCAGACATTTCAAAGCCCTAATCATCAATAGCATCCTTGGTACCTGAATCATCTTCTCCACCCCCTTGAGCACTACTTTCCTGTATAGCAGCAGTTTGGCTACTTGAATCAACATGTCCACCCCCTTTAGCATTAGTATCCCCTATAGTGGTTGTACTCTGACTTGACACCTTTACCACACCAACACCTCCAGCACACTTGCTAGCAGTCGGAACATGCTCAAAACCCGCAGCAGTATCACTAAGTTTAGCACATCTTCTACTTGATGATTTGATAGTAGAAGGAGTCTCAGTATTTGCACCAACTGTGCCAATACTCTTACTATTAAACCTCACAATATTATTACCCATGGTAGTGGCACCACCTCTCCTAACAGTATATTTTTTAGGTCTTATGGTGCTAGGACCACCTCGCTTTTGAATATCAGTTCTGGTTGTCTCCATAGTTGATAGAAACTCATCCTCTCTAACTGCCAAACTGCTTACCGCATCCCTACCTACCACATCATCAGGATATCCATTAATGGTCCAAGTATTTGTTATTTCCTCACTAGCTTGCACATTGTATACAATTACTTCAACTGCATCCAATTGTTCAGCCACACAAAACATTTTTAACACATCCATATCACACATCACTTCCATCTCTTGAATCATATCAGGTAACATGAATTTCATCTGGAAAGTCACTATTTTTCCCTTAGGGATATGTCTCAAGACTGAATGTAGACATCATATACCATATCAAGGTATCCATATTTATCTAGGTCTACATATCTCTCTGTAGTCCTCCCATAGTAATGATAAACTATTTTGCATACAGTACCCATATTGTTTCAAACTAGTACTCAAATAGTGGCCTGCAATGGTTAAGATATACATATAACTCATCATAAATTATAGACATGATAGTTTTTTGAGAATGCACAGTTAATTCACAATGTTTTACTTGCACTAAAAATACACATGGATTAATAGCATCACATAGcataaaaatagggggtgggGGGATTTAACTTACGGTTGAGCTATTGGATTAATGACATTACATTCAATATCATAACAGAGTATGACAGAGCATAAAATTGGGGTGGGAAGGGGGACTTCTAcggttaattttttattccataACAGAGTATGGCATAGCATACCAATGGTGTGGGGGATTTAATTTACAATAAAGGGCTGAGCTATTATGGATGAGCTAAGAAATGATACGGGAAAGaaaaattgatttatttttttttttggtagaagggaagagaaattgATTCGATAAATCATAACAGAGTATAAAAATGGGGGGTTTTTACCTTACAGTAAGGGGCTAAGCTTGGGTTCTTGGTTCATGGATGAGTATCAACTCAAAACCGATGAGTGCTTTAATTGGGGTTTTCAGTCTGACAAGAGAGGGATGAGTATCAGTTCATAGTAGCATAAATGAATGAATAAGATAGATTCATAAGGAGAACAAAATACCTTGGAGTTTTTGGCCAGAGAAGATGAGAATGGTTCAGTCCGAGAAGATGATTGTCATTTCATGCCACCGTAAATCACTGAAATCGATGGGGTTTTTGGCCAGAGAAGATGACAATGTTTCAGTCCCAGAAGATGATGATGCTTCAGTCCCAGAAGATGATCCACCCCTAAACCTCAACGCACGATGGGAGGTGAGTGAATTGATCCAttgcaggttagggtttcggTTTCGTTGAGAGCTTGTGAAAGTTAGAGATGACGATGGGTTTGCTCTTTAGGTTATCTATTCATTAAGGGTAATAGGGTAAATTCATATTAGGTTAAAAcctatttttttagtttttgagcAATTATCCGTTACCTATCATTAAAAAACTAACGGACTGCGGCTAAGTGAAGCCCATTTTGGAAAtcaggggaggtctgagtagttgTCAGAAAGGCAGGGGTGGTTCACTGAATTGTCAGTAAAAccaggggaggtctgagtaatttGCTCTTAAAAAAAAGCCTTGAAATCAAATATAGATAATATCGGAACCTTTGGATTCACAAAATCACAACGGGACTATAAAATATTTGAGTACGAAATCCACTGATCAATGCTTCTCCTAATCATTAACGTATTAGGATTGGATTTGAAAACAAGACAATAGTTCGTAGCAGCCCATAAGAAATAACAGGTGATAGAAAAAGCAGATAAAAAAGGACTCATTTCCTTTTTAGCCTACTACGAGTTTTgaaataaatttcaaaaaacATGAGTAGGATGGCTTGATGGGGCATAAATGAATTCAACTCTTAAACCCAACAAACATGTTGCCCAGAAAACCACTTTAACTGACCTACCGCATGTTTATGACCAGTATAAAAATTATCatctttttaatatatatattttctcttctcataaaatttataaaaaaaaaaaaacatgttacCCAGGTTCTTTTAGAAAATAGGCAAGAGATAAAAAGATGTCATGCAATTTCCTTTTCTGAGTTACAGAAAAACACCTATCATCAATGTCTGGAAATCGGCATAGCTTGTCTCTTGTAGATAAGCATCCATTCAGTAACTtccaaagaaaaattcaaaatttagtGTGTATCTTAGGTTTCCGTACAACATTCCAAACATTCAAAGAATGAGGTGGGTTATAAATTGCCTGAATAGTCCATACAACATAGCAATAAAAACACAAATAATGAGTTGCTACTTTGGTTGTAAAAAAACCTTTAATTCCCTCATAaatgacaaaaaagaaaattctgatGCTCAATCAATGCTAAAGGGATCTTAGTAATTAGGGACATAACATGATTGGGGAACAAAGAGTTTAGCAAAGGAAGATTCCAAGTCCTTACAACTAATGGataaagcaatttaaatatAGAGGGAAGATTGGTTCAGTCTATGCCAAGGTACACATGGGACCATCATAGCCACCAAGGGTCCTTCTAATAGACATCCTATTTTCCATCTTCCaaccaaaatattttttcaatctAAAGATTATATGAAAAATATCATTCCAAACCCATGATCATTTCCTATGGGAGAAGTCAAAGGCAAGAGGACTCTTATGGCAAAAGTATTTTGCTTTTAAATTTCTATTCCACTGACTTTAAGGATTTTTTATAAGTCTTCACCCTAGATTGATTAAGAGACTTTCATTATGAATGAAGCTCAACATGAATCCAAAGCCCCTTTTGTATTTAGATTTGCAATATTAGACCCATGAAATGAGTGAAAATTTTCTCCTATTATTATATTCACCTCAGAATTCAGCATTGATATActctaatttaaaattttaccaaaaaagataTACTCTAATGTAGAACAAATGCTTTTTGAAACTAAGAAACAAGACATTAGATAATTTGAAACAGAACAAAGCACACATTTAATCATAATTTGTTAGAAAATAATCTTTAGGATGAAACCTCGATCTCAATCCATATAGTGAAACTATAACATGATGCTATCAATTAACTGAGAAGATTGTGCGTACCTTGCACCTCAGACCACCTTTCGCTCCCTCTCTTTTGTGGTTAAGTGGAGAAGAATAGAATGAAGGTTGTGGGGACCCAAAACATCGTATATATATAACATTGTTctgaccctaaaccctaaaccccaatGAGTTGGGCCAACATATCCCTACACTAGAGAGTGAATCGAACTGGTATGTGTAATTTGATTCTCACCAACTAATCAACCTAAATAATTAATTGAGCCTTTAattcttacaatctcccacttgggctacatTAATTATAAAGATGTCTTTTAAATTGGTGTGGCCATATAATCTCATTATATTAACCACTATTGCTTTGATTCAATTGAAAAAACCATTAATATCGAACGATATCAGAAGATACATCATAACATACGGCATACAACTTTCTATCATTACAAACATAAATGGATTTACCAACATGAACCTTGTGAGATATTAACATGAAAATAGTGCCATATCCTGTAATTAAACGAATGTCATTCCATACAGATTcttaattttgatattaatcTATACTTTGGCAAACCACCTTTAATCCGGGGTTAGTATCTAACTGTGGCTTACCACTTCTAAATTGTGTTAGTATCTAACTGTGGTTTATCGCTTATAAATTGTGGCAAATACTACCTATAAACTGTGGTAAAATCGTCTTTTAAATTGTGGTCAAATGAAACCACAAAAGATCAATCAATAAATCAATTACAGAAGAGTTTTGCATACGATAAATGCATAAATCaaataaagaatataataaatatCCATCAAATTGTGTCCAAATATACGTACTAAGGTTCAAAACACAAATAAAATAGTCAATATGATACAAAGCTTCCACTAATCAAGCATATCAAACGAATCAATAACAACCACTGCCAAAAATATGTGAATCATGGGAAAAGGTGAAGCCATCTTTATTAAAAAGAATGTCTAACTTTAGTAaattctagaaatagaaatctAATTTCTTCTCGTGGAGTTGTGGATGGAACAAAAGGATGTTTGCCAAATCAACATAGATATCTAAAAGATAAATCCTAACTACTCATACGGCTTCAACCACAATTTGTACGAAAATGCTTACTTCATCTTTGATTAGTACTCTCATGTTTATGAATCTCAGAGTCATTCTCCTTTTTCAACTGAGCCTTCCTAGCCTTGCAATTCCTTTTCAAATGTCATTCTATATTACTGAGGTCCTAAGGACCTTTAGTAATTTGATCAAACTGATGTGACTTCTTATTCTTTCTGTTTGGTCCACCACCAGATCCCTTACGGAAAGTCGCATTTGCACTCTCAATTTTGTTCTGTTTCAGTTTGCTCTCCTCCAAGGTGCAAATGGAAATAAGCTTATCCAAGCTCCACTTCTCCCTTAGTGTATTATAGGTGGTTTGAAGAATGTTGTATTGGCTAGGGAGAGTATTCAGTGTAATGTGCACAACAAACTCATCAGCAATTTTAATGCCAAGATCCCCCAGCTTAGCAGCATCAATGGCTAAGCCGAAAATGTATTCCCTAACGTTGTCATTCCCATCATACTTTGCATTCATTAGTTTACTCATCAATGCACTTGATTCAACTTTCTTGTTAAGTTCAAACCTTGCCTTAATTGCGTTCAGGAATTCATTGGCAGTGTCTTTGACTTTCACATTCCCACGTATGGTTTCAGGAACTGCCTTTTTCACAACCAGtatgcattttttatttatattatccCATTTTTCAAACTTGGTCTTCTCCTCAGTGGTGCTTTTGTTTATAAGAGCATTAGGTTTAGGCTCTCTAAGTGCCAAATCTAAGTCAAAAAGACCCAAATGCAGTTTCAAATCTTTCATCCATTTTTTTATAGTTATCCCTAGTAAAAATTAGGATGGAAGACAAATAATTGGAAGGAATAGCTACTCTACAAGGACAATAATAACAACACAatgcatttttatttaaaaacttAAACCATAATATTAAAGAAAGCAATAGTAGCAATGTGTTTTAAACAGGAGTTACAATTTCAACTGTATCTCTATCCTTTAGGATAGGAATTTACTGGTTTTCTTATTTCCTTGCATTAACTCTGAAGAGAACATCAACATTTAGAAATTCATTTACCTTTGGGCAAAAGAACCCCTAAGTCAATGCCCCTTCTTATTCATGTGCATACACCACAAACTTGATAACATCACCTTTAGAAAAATATCATTTTTATTGTAAAAAAAACACCAATTTTTGGAAATTCAATCGTCTTTGGGCAAAAGAACTCTTAAGTCAATGTCTGTTCTTATAGATGTGCATATACATCATACTTAATGACATCACCTTTGAGAAAATGTCATCTCTTTACTGCTAAGGAAAGACACAATCGAACTGAATGtaccactttggtggattccaCTCAATCTTATCATGTTTTCCCTATTGgagatatgtatatatgtatagaAACATACATTTCAATATGTTTCTTAGACATTATAAACAAAATAGGCTATAAAATTGCACATGAACAAGCCATATAACAAAATTATAACATTTACAAATTTTTTCAGAACAattcagagaaaaaaaaaactagaacaGAAATGATTCTAGAATAGTACCAAAATAGTTCTGGAACACATTTTCTAGTCTGGAACAAAATTCTGTTTCAATCcctcctttattttattttattttggtcgATGCCAATTAACCACCAGACAACAGCACCGAATTCGGGTAGGTCACCGGCAACCCGATGGGTAAAAAATTCGGATCCCCATGTGGTAATTGGGTCAACCTGAGAACTCAGGCCAGTCTGGTTAGATTCAATTTTGGATTAATTTAATGAGGTCGGCTTGACTTTCGGTTTGATCTGGTTCGGCCTAAATAGAGTTAACATTTAACCctctttattatatatatatatatatataagttatACGACGACACTTTGTCACATCAATAGGATAAAAGCAAAGTCCTAAATTTTAACTTCTTTAGGTCATTAAAGCCTGTGAAACCACTTttcaaactttttcaaattttttatatttaaatataGCAAATCATGACAACTGTTACAATAGTGTCATGATTAcattcaaaaatagaaaaaatatattcTGTTTGACACATAATAGATTTTTTCATAAAACTCATTTTcttaattcaataaaaaaaaaaaacacataagtGTCCAATTCCTTTTTGGGAAACCAATTTCTACAAGGAAtcgaattttattttaattttaatacaAAGGATCTGAAATATTCCTTTCAAATAATCCAGACCTCATCCCCAACCTCAAAACCACGATTGAAGAACCTTAGATCGTTCTATGAAACATGAAATCGTGATGCATCGATTTGTTTAGTCCATGGTTAGCCATACCGCCAACTTGAATGCTTCTGACAATCCTCAGAGACTATGCCTGATCAAGTATTTGGCTGAAAATCAACCTACCGACTGCTGCCTTATTTTTTTATAGTGATATAAGGAAGGGACTAGGCCATTGCCGCCGATGGCCCCAAAATCACCAGCGAACGTTGATTATATCTTCAGTTGTTTGATGTATTTTATCAATTATCAATCATAAAACATATCGAGATTCGAATATAACAACTTCTCTAAAAGTGTCTAGATAACCAACTGTAGATCTGGATTTTATGTTATATTCCAATTCCATATGGTTGAATTGGATCTTTGTACAGTTCTGTTCAGTTACGTTGATTGAAACTTCACCAGCCCAGTCGAACActgtgttgcgtgtgaaaacttccggtacttggttcgcccgtgaatgaacctgcaaaaaccaagcaatgagcgcaagagggccggtgtggctccggcctaggactctccgatgctcaagtcaggtcttcaacgcgacagcgtaactgcgtactaaaaagcaagatgtggaatagagctccataccaggtatttatagagtaaggaggagatgagacggttgggagagtcctagtatggtaggagtccttctttcggaaggttctctcgcgtagagcggagtggagagttattttgggtcggactcttattaaggtaagagtccatgtagagtgtgattcgtGTTGTgttgggatcgtggctcggtccttatcccgtgattctcgggatgtgccgACGTGGatcggagatccccggtggggtgctatgggagcctcaatggaggagggctcggcctacgaggtcggcccgtgaggtcggccatggaggtcggcccgagaggaggttggtctcggccatgaggtcggctaggagtccctggctgacccgtataatctcggccgaGCCAgccagctcgctcaaaccaggctttgtcgggtgacttatcggatatggggtcggcccaatttctgcTCGGCCCGACTCGGTTCTCGgattgaggtcgggtcggccacgtggcagcctttgataggtggggtgttttatgcctcatcacagccCCCCACTCATCGGTGTCGGCTCGGCGCGATGAGTGAAATTTCTGGCGCTTGTCGGGAAGATTCTTGCGGTTGGgccgagattatttattgcCGCGATTTCACGCACGACCGACGGTTGGGTGTCCGTGCCGCCGTCgagagtcattatggcgggctcgggaattcAAACGTCCTTTGATGcgggccgttggatcatgcCGAGCTCGGTCGGCCGTTGGATCGgtgaaacccaaggattataaataggcgactcctaactattcattcttcactactctaagttattgacttctcggccgATTTGGAACCGTCAACTCGATAGATCTCGTCATTTGTCTGCTCGTGACCGACTCGGTgaagcttcgttcgtgatcgactcggccgtcGCTTCGTTCCCGCtcaactcttcttcaaccataagtcttctccgcccaatATGTCGattggtagtagtcctatgggggGAACTGCTCGCCAGGGCGGCGAGGGCGcaagtccgagccgagaactcccgTCCGCTCCCCACCATAGACCtattgggctcgac
This window harbors:
- the LOC122662832 gene encoding uncharacterized protein LOC122662832; its protein translation is MKDLKLHLGLFDLDLALREPKPNALINKSTTEEKTKFEKWDNINKKCILVVKKAVPETIRGNVKVKDTANEFLNAIKARFELNKKVESSALMSKLMNAKYDGNDNVREYIFGLAIDAAKLGDLGIKIADEFVVHITLNTLPSQYNILQTTYNTLREKWSLDKLISICTLEESKLKQNKIESANATFRKGSGGGPNRKNKKSHQFDQITKGP
- the LOC122662831 gene encoding uncharacterized protein LOC122662831 is translated as MSDPDDEEWKEGFEDEIETSTDSSDGESDGDSEHSKSEEVESKDELAALADYSIQEGFEFLRQKNEKSRVTLICKGDGCMWRCHALPIDEVGTYMIKTYISKHTCVRVSTNNNATSTWMAKKLEDKLRSDPDLKKETMKQLLKDKWQLEPHKMQYYRARVRAKEWIEGSHAESYALLPKYGNKLLEKNAGSNYVIESELRTVLLKEVRLFKRLFICFEACKNGFLNGSISVDGNNGFFPVAFSVVESECKDSWIFFLKHLHDSIYTEMELPITFMTDKQKGLSQAIAQIFPYASHRHCARHLYNNFKVNYSGALLRSHFWAAVKAYNPI